Proteins encoded in a region of the Roseateles sp. SL47 genome:
- a CDS encoding Lrp/AsnC family transcriptional regulator — protein sequence MKRPAPLDAIDCKLLEIVQRDATTPLAQLAEAVGLSNTPCWRRLQRLKDEGVITAQVALVDAASVNVGVTVIVNIKTSVHTQTWFERFRATCEAIPEVVEFYRMSGDIDYLLRVVVPDIQAYDGVYKRLIAGNDLFDVSSSFAMEQIKCTTALPLNYAI from the coding sequence GTGAAAAGACCCGCCCCCCTCGACGCGATCGACTGCAAATTGCTTGAGATCGTCCAGCGTGACGCCACGACGCCACTGGCCCAACTAGCGGAGGCTGTCGGGCTGTCCAACACGCCGTGCTGGCGCCGTCTGCAGCGTCTGAAGGACGAAGGCGTGATCACCGCACAGGTGGCGCTAGTGGACGCAGCCAGCGTCAATGTTGGCGTAACGGTGATCGTCAACATCAAGACCTCGGTACACACCCAAACATGGTTCGAGCGCTTTCGCGCTACCTGTGAGGCAATTCCGGAGGTGGTCGAGTTCTACAGGATGAGCGGTGACATCGATTACCTGCTGCGCGTGGTAGTGCCGGACATCCAGGCCTACGACGGTGTGTACAAGCGGTTGATAGCGGGAAATGACCTGTTCGACGTCAGTTCCAGCTTCGCCATGGAACAGATCAAGTGCACCACGGCTCTGCCTCTGAACTACGCCATCTGA